A genomic stretch from Chitinophaga agri includes:
- a CDS encoding alpha/beta hydrolase, producing the protein MFRKLKLKPILSALLGLYLVGGVLLTLFQKKIIFHPEPLTADYTFKYNLPFEEINIRLDDKQTLSAILFKAAAPKGIVLYFHGNARNVSKYGAKAQQMTDRGYSVLMMDYPTYGKSTGKLTEQAIYTNALHMYEVARKLFPPDSIILYGRSLGTAVAAELAAIRDCKQLVLEAPYFNMTEMANRLAPVYPYGYMLDFKFPTDEYLPKVTAPVVIIHGTDDHTIPLESGKKLETLFKKGDKFIPIPGADHNNLEKYPDYQKALDIALK; encoded by the coding sequence ATGTTCCGCAAACTAAAATTAAAACCTATACTGTCAGCCCTGCTGGGACTCTACCTGGTAGGTGGGGTGTTGCTGACCCTGTTCCAGAAGAAAATTATCTTTCACCCGGAACCGCTGACGGCTGACTATACTTTCAAATACAACCTGCCATTTGAAGAGATCAATATCCGCCTCGACGACAAACAAACGTTAAGCGCTATTCTGTTCAAAGCAGCAGCGCCTAAAGGCATCGTGCTATACTTTCATGGGAATGCCCGTAATGTGTCAAAATATGGTGCTAAAGCCCAGCAAATGACAGACCGTGGCTATAGCGTTCTGATGATGGACTATCCCACCTATGGAAAATCGACCGGCAAGCTGACGGAGCAGGCTATCTATACAAATGCACTGCATATGTATGAGGTGGCCAGAAAGCTCTTTCCTCCTGATAGTATCATTCTTTACGGAAGATCCCTGGGGACTGCCGTAGCTGCCGAACTGGCGGCCATCAGAGATTGTAAGCAGCTTGTACTCGAAGCACCTTACTTCAACATGACAGAAATGGCGAATCGCCTCGCACCGGTATACCCGTACGGTTATATGCTGGACTTTAAATTTCCTACGGATGAATACTTACCTAAAGTAACGGCTCCTGTGGTGATCATTCATGGTACAGACGATCATACTATTCCGTTGGAATCAGGGAAAAAGCTGGAGACACTGTTCAAAAAAGGTGACAAATTCATTCCTATACCTGGTGCTGACCACAATAATCTGGAGAAATACCCGGATTACCAGAAAGCCCTAGATATCGCGCTGAAATAA
- a CDS encoding HesA/MoeB/ThiF family protein, translating to MALIEKELAHFKHPIAVPGMGVAMQEKLKETRILVVGAGGLGSPVIQYLSASGVGVIGIADYGVIADEDMHRQPIYQMQDLRKHKAKMASSRLWASNPFTKHYPLLLQVKPDNIRQLLEGMDLVIDCSQHHPTHMVINDACIANGKPFVIGEVHNWVSWWAGFNIAPASGDAAASYRCSLDLVDDHRNFDAGAIGVTHGATGMMIVNEVLKYIAGVPDGLANKFYSMNFLHNTYQVSTLFPNPAILADTKARGVLTAEDYGIEILPDIED from the coding sequence ATGGCTTTGATTGAAAAAGAATTAGCGCATTTCAAACATCCTATCGCTGTTCCTGGCATGGGCGTAGCAATGCAGGAAAAATTAAAGGAAACACGCATACTCGTAGTTGGTGCAGGTGGATTGGGCTCTCCCGTTATTCAGTATTTAAGCGCCAGTGGCGTAGGTGTGATCGGTATTGCCGACTACGGTGTGATTGCGGATGAAGATATGCACCGTCAGCCTATCTACCAGATGCAGGACCTGCGTAAACATAAGGCTAAAATGGCGTCCAGCCGCTTATGGGCCAGTAACCCTTTTACAAAACATTATCCGTTACTGTTACAGGTGAAACCTGATAATATCAGGCAGCTGCTCGAAGGGATGGATCTCGTGATCGACTGTTCCCAGCACCACCCTACACATATGGTCATCAACGATGCCTGTATTGCGAATGGTAAACCATTCGTGATTGGCGAAGTACATAACTGGGTGTCCTGGTGGGCTGGTTTTAATATTGCTCCTGCCAGTGGCGATGCAGCGGCCTCTTATCGTTGCAGCCTTGATCTGGTAGATGATCACCGTAACTTCGATGCAGGTGCTATTGGTGTAACGCATGGTGCTACTGGTATGATGATCGTCAATGAAGTGCTGAAGTATATCGCTGGTGTACCTGATGGTCTGGCCAACAAATTCTACAGCATGAACTTCCTCCATAATACCTACCAGGTGAGCACACTCTTCCCGAATCCTGCTATCCTGGCAGATACCAAGGCAAGAGGTGTACTAACGGCAGAAGATTATGGTATTGAGATCTTACCTGATATCGAAGATTAA
- a CDS encoding sensor histidine kinase, whose translation MVPLKKVFPIIVVLITLSLLGIIWIQVNWIYNAAIVRREQMEQRTVNVMNTVREQMLSRKAPPMRFKVDGTTIRPSEKGLAIDRYEITNTVDLTVNISDRFTTDEVHKLISTKLREEHLDTTFEFAILGKGHFGNSNGIRMQSAGLSKMLETASVDSLDYLFQYVPLLNSFEYATGETETLLVVQPKDNTILLLSLGRMMAGGLLFTAVIITAFILTIRTMLNQKKLSEIKSDFINNMTHELKTPLATISLAIDAIGNEKVMDNKDKIRYFSGIIKEENKRMNKQVESILQSALLEKNEIGLKLQVTDVHDVITRTVENLQLQLDAKQGHAQIRLDAINPIIMADDVHFSNLIFNLLDNAIKYSKEDLEIIISTHNTRKHLIITIADNGIGMSRDTISRIFEKFYRAHTGNVHNVKGFGLGLSYVKAIVDAHKGKIKVESTVGKGSKFTLEFPQE comes from the coding sequence ATGGTACCATTGAAGAAAGTATTTCCCATTATTGTGGTTTTAATTACCCTGTCACTATTGGGAATCATCTGGATCCAGGTGAACTGGATCTACAACGCAGCCATCGTACGCCGTGAGCAGATGGAACAGCGTACTGTAAACGTAATGAATACCGTGAGGGAGCAAATGCTGTCACGTAAGGCTCCTCCCATGCGTTTTAAAGTAGATGGCACTACCATCCGTCCGTCGGAAAAAGGACTGGCTATAGACCGCTATGAGATCACAAACACGGTTGATCTTACCGTCAATATCAGTGACCGCTTTACTACTGATGAAGTGCATAAGCTCATCTCCACCAAGCTGCGTGAAGAGCACCTGGATACGACCTTCGAATTTGCTATCCTGGGTAAAGGACATTTTGGTAATAGCAACGGTATCCGTATGCAGTCCGCCGGACTGTCGAAAATGCTGGAAACCGCCAGCGTTGACAGTCTTGACTATCTCTTCCAGTATGTACCGTTACTGAACAGTTTTGAATATGCTACAGGTGAAACGGAAACGCTCCTGGTGGTGCAACCAAAGGACAATACTATTCTGCTACTCTCGCTTGGCAGAATGATGGCGGGGGGGCTGCTGTTTACGGCTGTGATCATCACGGCATTTATCCTCACTATCCGGACCATGCTCAATCAGAAGAAACTCTCTGAGATCAAGTCCGACTTCATTAACAACATGACGCATGAACTGAAAACACCACTGGCCACGATATCACTGGCTATTGATGCTATCGGCAATGAAAAGGTCATGGACAACAAAGACAAGATCCGCTACTTCTCCGGCATCATCAAAGAAGAGAATAAGCGTATGAATAAACAGGTGGAGAGTATTCTCCAATCTGCCCTGTTAGAGAAGAATGAAATAGGTTTGAAACTGCAGGTCACCGATGTACATGATGTGATCACCCGTACAGTGGAAAACCTGCAATTACAGCTGGACGCCAAACAGGGACACGCACAGATACGACTGGATGCCATCAATCCGATCATTATGGCAGATGATGTGCACTTCTCCAACCTGATCTTCAATCTGCTGGACAATGCCATCAAGTACTCTAAAGAAGACCTTGAAATAATTATCTCCACACACAATACACGTAAACACCTCATCATTACCATCGCAGATAACGGTATCGGTATGAGCCGTGACACGATTTCCCGTATCTTTGAGAAGTTCTATCGTGCACATACAGGTAATGTGCATAACGTAAAAGGATTCGGATTGGGATTAAGTTATGTGAAAGCCATCGTGGATGCCCATAAAGGCAAGATCAAAGTAGAAAGCACGGTGGGTAAAGGCAGTAAGTTTACATTGGAATTTCCACAAGAATAA
- a CDS encoding YqgE/AlgH family protein, which yields MVSLSSGILLIADPFLKDQHFARTVVLLCEHQESRGSFGFVLNRVFDQALNELVPEVLAGNIRVFYGGPVQIDTIHFIHQQPELIKGGFEISNGVYWGGEFDQVVSLINTGQLDLNKIKFFIGYSGWSSGQLENELNEKSWILSENNVPLIFEENEQTIWQQALKNLGANFAIMANFPIDPLLN from the coding sequence ATGGTTTCTTTGTCGTCTGGAATATTACTGATCGCCGACCCTTTTCTCAAAGACCAGCATTTTGCACGCACAGTCGTATTACTGTGTGAACATCAGGAGAGCAGGGGAAGCTTTGGCTTTGTACTCAACAGAGTGTTTGATCAGGCTTTGAATGAGTTGGTACCAGAAGTACTGGCAGGAAACATCCGGGTATTCTATGGCGGGCCTGTACAGATAGATACTATTCACTTTATACACCAGCAACCTGAATTAATAAAGGGCGGATTTGAGATCAGCAATGGCGTATATTGGGGGGGTGAGTTTGACCAGGTTGTATCACTTATCAATACGGGTCAGCTAGACCTGAATAAGATCAAGTTTTTTATTGGTTATTCCGGATGGAGCAGCGGACAGCTTGAGAATGAACTAAATGAAAAATCATGGATCTTATCAGAGAATAACGTACCACTCATTTTTGAAGAGAACGAACAGACTATATGGCAGCAGGCATTGAAGAACCTCGGCGCCAACTTTGCTATCATGGCTAATTTCCCGATAGATCCATTACTCAATTAG
- the atpC gene encoding ATP synthase F1 subunit epsilon: protein MLLEVLTPERKLYSGEVYGVQLPGIDGLFEVLDKHAPLIAALGKGRMKVLKDKTQSEFYNIEGGFVEVYRNKATVLVEGAEAK, encoded by the coding sequence ATGTTATTAGAAGTATTAACACCTGAGAGAAAACTGTATTCCGGCGAAGTGTATGGTGTACAGCTGCCAGGCATTGACGGTCTTTTCGAAGTGCTGGATAAGCACGCGCCGTTGATCGCTGCCCTCGGCAAAGGCAGGATGAAGGTGCTGAAGGATAAAACACAGAGCGAGTTCTATAACATAGAAGGTGGTTTCGTGGAAGTCTACAGAAATAAAGCAACTGTGCTTGTTGAAGGAGCGGAAGCGAAGTAA
- the atpD gene encoding F0F1 ATP synthase subunit beta, with product MPNTGKIKQIIGPVVDVHFDGKLPEIYNALEITRENGQKVVLEVQQHLGEDSVRCVAMDSTDGFVRGMAVTDKGTPIKMPVGEGIKGRLFNVVGEAIDGLGDVDSTDGYPIHRKPPRFEDLATDTEVLFTGIKVIDLIEPYAKGGKIGLFGGAGVGKTVLIQELINNIAKGYEGLSVFAGVGERTREGNDLMREMIEAGIVKYGEKFQESMEHGGWDLSAVDKEGLKKSQATFIFGQMNEPPGARARVALSGLTMAEYFRDGDGTAGGGKDILFFVDNIFRFTQAGSEVSALLGRMPSAVGYQPTLATEMGLMQERITSTKNGSITSVQAVYVPADDLTDPAPATTFAHLDATTVLDRKISDLGIYPAVSPLDSTSRILSPSIVGEAHYNCAQRVKMILQRYKELQDIIAILGMDELSDEDKLTVSRARRVQRFLSQPFHVAEQFTGLKGVLVPIEETIRGFNMIMDGEVDEYPEAAFNLVGNIEQAIEKGKKLLEAAKN from the coding sequence ATGCCTAACACAGGTAAGATCAAGCAAATTATCGGTCCCGTGGTGGACGTCCACTTTGATGGAAAGTTGCCCGAAATCTACAACGCATTGGAAATTACCCGCGAGAATGGTCAAAAGGTAGTGCTGGAAGTTCAGCAGCACCTTGGTGAAGACAGCGTTCGTTGCGTGGCGATGGACTCTACGGATGGTTTTGTGAGGGGAATGGCCGTAACCGACAAGGGTACTCCAATTAAAATGCCGGTGGGCGAAGGCATCAAAGGTCGCTTGTTCAACGTGGTAGGTGAGGCTATTGATGGCTTGGGTGATGTAGATAGCACCGATGGTTATCCAATTCACCGTAAACCACCTAGATTCGAAGATCTGGCAACAGATACAGAAGTATTGTTCACTGGTATTAAAGTAATCGACCTGATCGAGCCTTATGCAAAAGGTGGTAAGATCGGTCTGTTCGGTGGTGCTGGTGTAGGTAAAACAGTATTGATCCAGGAGCTGATCAACAACATCGCAAAAGGTTACGAAGGTCTGTCCGTATTTGCGGGCGTGGGCGAGCGTACCCGTGAAGGTAATGACCTGATGCGTGAGATGATCGAAGCTGGTATCGTAAAATATGGTGAGAAATTCCAGGAGTCCATGGAACATGGCGGATGGGATCTCAGCGCAGTAGATAAAGAAGGTCTGAAGAAATCTCAGGCTACCTTCATCTTCGGTCAGATGAACGAACCACCGGGAGCACGTGCTCGTGTGGCATTGTCTGGTCTGACCATGGCAGAATATTTCCGTGATGGCGATGGTACTGCAGGTGGTGGTAAAGATATCCTGTTCTTCGTTGACAACATCTTCCGTTTCACCCAGGCAGGTTCTGAAGTATCGGCGCTGTTAGGTCGTATGCCTTCTGCGGTAGGTTACCAGCCAACCCTGGCAACAGAGATGGGTCTGATGCAGGAGCGTATCACTTCCACTAAGAATGGTTCCATCACTTCCGTACAGGCGGTTTACGTACCTGCGGATGACTTGACTGACCCGGCTCCGGCTACAACTTTCGCCCACCTGGATGCTACCACGGTACTGGATCGTAAGATCTCCGACTTAGGTATCTACCCTGCGGTGAGCCCACTGGATTCAACTTCGCGTATCCTGTCTCCATCTATCGTAGGTGAAGCACACTACAACTGTGCACAGAGAGTGAAAATGATCCTTCAGCGTTATAAAGAGCTGCAGGACATCATTGCGATCCTGGGTATGGATGAGTTGAGCGACGAAGATAAACTGACTGTATCCCGCGCTCGTCGTGTACAGCGTTTCCTGTCTCAGCCATTCCACGTAGCAGAACAGTTCACTGGTCTGAAAGGTGTACTGGTACCAATCGAAGAAACTATCCGTGGTTTCAACATGATCATGGACGGAGAAGTAGATGAGTATCCTGAAGCAGCATTCAACCTGGTAGGTAATATCGAACAGGCTATTGAAAAAGGTAAGAAACTGCTGGAAGCAGCTAAGAACTAA
- a CDS encoding DUF6600 domain-containing protein translates to MPNAGPDFQPYATAGHWVYTDYGWTWMSDYDWGWAPFHYGRWTFADGYGWMWIPGTEWGPAWVSWRNSPDYYGWAPLGPGMTIGVSVNIPVNYWSFVPCQYITSPRVNHYYVDRSRRVNVYNNTTIINNTTIINNRTYYRGPATRDVERYTRNEIRPVRVVDGARPGRASVDRGQVSMYRPRPASLNQPSRNNSFTNGNNNNDRNNSDRPGRTVRRDNIPDRNNDGRPDNVPTPGRTIDRGNTNRPDINGTVPNRPTPAPSAPAPSTPSTPSTRPVFPSNPANTSPRPDNSRPDRFNNRAESRPITPTPAPGPTSRPPQPQMSRPQPQSQPRQMVAPPQPRQVQPPVQSRPQVQPSRPQPQPQQAQPQRSAPSSPRGERATRGGR, encoded by the coding sequence ATACCTAACGCCGGCCCGGACTTCCAGCCCTACGCCACTGCTGGTCACTGGGTTTACACCGATTATGGCTGGACATGGATGTCTGACTATGACTGGGGATGGGCGCCGTTCCACTACGGCCGCTGGACATTTGCCGACGGATATGGCTGGATGTGGATCCCAGGTACTGAATGGGGCCCTGCATGGGTTTCCTGGAGGAATAGCCCGGATTATTATGGATGGGCGCCGCTTGGCCCTGGTATGACCATTGGTGTCAGTGTGAACATTCCGGTGAATTACTGGTCTTTCGTACCCTGTCAATACATTACCAGCCCTCGTGTGAATCACTACTATGTGGATAGAAGCAGGCGTGTTAATGTATATAACAATACAACCATCATCAATAATACAACGATCATCAATAACCGGACTTACTACCGTGGTCCCGCTACCCGGGATGTGGAACGTTACACCCGTAATGAAATCCGCCCGGTACGTGTAGTGGATGGCGCCCGTCCCGGACGTGCTTCTGTAGACCGCGGTCAGGTAAGCATGTACCGCCCGAGACCGGCTTCGTTGAATCAACCTTCCCGGAATAACTCGTTCACAAATGGTAATAACAACAACGACCGGAACAATTCCGATCGTCCCGGAAGGACCGTACGCAGGGACAATATTCCTGACAGGAACAACGATGGCCGCCCTGATAACGTGCCGACACCTGGCAGAACAATAGACAGGGGTAATACGAACCGTCCGGATATCAATGGTACCGTTCCCAACAGACCCACTCCGGCTCCATCTGCGCCGGCTCCGTCTACTCCTTCTACTCCGTCTACAAGGCCTGTATTCCCTTCGAATCCGGCGAATACCAGTCCAAGACCTGACAACTCACGGCCTGACCGTTTTAACAACAGGGCGGAATCCAGACCGATAACACCAACGCCGGCTCCCGGACCAACATCGAGACCTCCACAGCCTCAGATGTCTCGTCCACAGCCACAGTCGCAGCCCCGTCAGATGGTAGCGCCCCCACAACCAAGACAGGTACAACCTCCGGTTCAGTCGCGTCCGCAGGTACAACCGTCCCGGCCGCAACCACAACCGCAACAGGCACAGCCGCAGCGTTCTGCGCCTTCTTCCCCGCGTGGTGAGAGAGCGACCAGAGGTGGCCGTTAA
- a CDS encoding GNAT family N-acetyltransferase, whose product MLSIRYLLSPVNIPDQVIQLYEQAFPVEERRNLPAQQTLLNSGALRLALLENDNVFAGFVFYWQLTDFAFIEHFAVSPEQRGAGIGSAVMRLMEQEYPSIVLEVEPPHTIDAQRRIRFYEGLGFETYAFTYLQPPYQAGGQPLPMLLMQKGMPPEEHTFTRISTEIYLEVYGC is encoded by the coding sequence ATGTTGTCAATACGCTATTTATTATCACCCGTTAACATTCCTGATCAGGTCATACAGTTGTATGAACAGGCCTTCCCAGTGGAAGAACGTAGGAACCTGCCTGCCCAGCAAACATTACTCAACAGTGGTGCATTAAGACTGGCACTGCTGGAAAATGATAATGTATTTGCCGGGTTTGTCTTTTACTGGCAACTGACGGACTTCGCTTTTATTGAACACTTCGCCGTGAGTCCGGAGCAGCGGGGAGCAGGTATTGGTAGCGCCGTAATGCGGTTAATGGAACAGGAATATCCTTCTATCGTACTGGAGGTTGAACCACCTCATACGATTGATGCGCAGCGCCGGATCAGGTTTTACGAAGGACTGGGATTCGAGACGTATGCATTTACTTATCTACAGCCTCCCTATCAGGCCGGCGGACAGCCTTTGCCGATGCTGCTCATGCAAAAAGGTATGCCCCCGGAGGAACATACCTTTACAAGAATTAGTACTGAAATTTATCTCGAAGTTTATGGCTGCTGA
- a CDS encoding TolC family protein yields the protein MIKTRILFTLCGLLTCSFTYAQQTLSLQGVVSQAQQQSPSYYKARSSALNSLYAYRYYVAGRRPQLRLQASNNSSFLGNIESIRQPDGTYAFSRSSYSYTFTSLAADQIVPFTGGQLSVATNLQRNDVFDPFSSVGYLSTPFMINYSQPTMLYNPYRWDARIQPLLYEESKKEYIEALEQTGLQASGFFFNALMAQQQELILQQNVANTDTLYRISKGRFELGKIAENELLQIELNLLNARNNLEQAALNKEIAYRELTQFLTLPKGASIQVALPDTIPSLQIPLETAQREAQDNRQAVLSFRRQRLEAEQTVAEARGNNGYQLNLSANFGQARQGSSIKNAYGGGNLQQNQLLSVGVSIPIIDWGKARNRVRQAKANQELVEIDIQQQERNFEQEIYLQTQQFNIQRKLLESASKADTIAKQRYEITKQRYFIGKISITDLNLAQTEKDQANQNYINALRSFWTSYYTVRLLTLYDFEKSQKIRYEFTER from the coding sequence ATGATTAAGACACGTATCCTGTTTACACTTTGTGGATTGTTAACCTGTTCTTTTACCTATGCACAGCAAACATTGTCTTTGCAGGGTGTGGTATCACAGGCACAGCAGCAATCACCTTCCTATTATAAGGCGCGCAGCAGTGCGCTGAATAGTTTGTATGCCTACCGGTACTACGTGGCAGGACGCCGTCCGCAGCTGCGGCTACAGGCATCCAATAACAGTAGCTTCCTGGGTAATATAGAAAGCATCCGTCAGCCGGATGGAACCTACGCGTTCAGCCGTAGCTCCTATTCCTACACCTTTACGAGCCTGGCAGCTGACCAGATCGTACCGTTCACCGGCGGACAGTTATCTGTTGCCACCAACCTGCAACGTAACGATGTATTTGATCCATTCTCGAGTGTAGGTTATCTGTCCACACCGTTTATGATCAACTATTCTCAGCCTACAATGCTGTACAATCCCTACCGCTGGGATGCCCGTATACAGCCCTTATTATATGAAGAATCCAAGAAGGAATACATAGAAGCCCTGGAACAAACCGGGTTACAGGCATCGGGTTTTTTCTTCAATGCGTTGATGGCACAGCAGCAGGAGTTAATATTGCAACAGAACGTCGCCAATACCGATACACTGTACCGGATATCAAAAGGGCGGTTTGAGCTGGGGAAGATCGCAGAGAATGAGTTGTTGCAGATAGAACTGAACCTCCTTAACGCCCGTAATAACCTGGAGCAGGCTGCTCTTAATAAAGAGATCGCCTACCGGGAACTGACCCAGTTCCTCACCTTACCCAAAGGGGCATCCATACAGGTAGCCTTACCCGATACGATCCCGTCGCTACAGATACCACTGGAGACAGCACAACGGGAAGCACAGGACAACCGGCAGGCCGTATTAAGTTTCCGCCGTCAGCGACTGGAAGCGGAGCAAACGGTGGCCGAGGCAAGAGGGAACAACGGCTATCAGCTGAACCTCTCGGCCAACTTCGGACAGGCACGTCAGGGAAGCTCGATAAAGAATGCTTACGGAGGTGGAAATCTGCAGCAAAACCAGTTACTGAGTGTTGGGGTGTCTATTCCGATCATAGACTGGGGAAAGGCCCGGAATCGTGTCAGACAGGCGAAGGCTAACCAGGAACTGGTAGAGATAGATATACAGCAACAGGAACGTAATTTCGAACAGGAGATCTATCTGCAGACACAACAATTCAACATCCAGCGTAAACTGCTGGAAAGTGCGTCTAAGGCGGATACGATAGCGAAACAGCGATATGAGATCACGAAGCAACGTTATTTCATTGGGAAGATATCTATTACAGACCTTAATCTGGCGCAAACGGAGAAAGATCAGGCGAATCAGAACTATATAAATGCACTGCGTTCCTTCTGGACGTCTTACTATACCGTCAGGCTGCTGACGCTGTACGATTTTGAGAAGTCTCAGAAGATCAGGTATGAATTTACAGAAAGATGA
- a CDS encoding ABC transporter permease has translation MLDRNFNNLYIALDSLGANRLRSFLTALGIIFGVAAVIAMLAIGRGAQAEILDQMKLVGVNNIVIKPKAEDKKDDDQQKQSEDKENNNKSSNTKARFSKGLSVADAQSIQRMIPTVAAISPEMIQEKDVIYGSKSSKLKIVGIEPAFFSINNIRIGAGSSFNQHQLLSGDGVCVIGSDVKRKFFIAEDPIGKTIKCGVQWLKIIGVTEEKAISKTTKDNLGIRDYNLDIYIPIQTSLIRYQNPSLYLGAGEENWGEQPQPGNKIFHQLDQLVIQVHDAESLSESATIISRMLRRRHNDVLDFEITIPEQLLKQQQKTKDVFNIVLSAIAGISLLVGGIGIMNIMLASVLERTREIGIRLALGAQKKDIVMQFLFESVLISLTGGIIGVILGVSGAYLVDKLADIHTIVSGISIFISFVLASAVGLIFGISPARKAAHKNPIECLRHD, from the coding sequence ATGCTGGACCGCAATTTCAACAACCTATATATCGCCCTGGACTCCCTCGGCGCCAACCGGTTACGGTCTTTTCTGACGGCACTGGGCATTATATTCGGTGTGGCTGCTGTAATCGCCATGCTGGCTATAGGTCGGGGCGCACAGGCAGAGATCCTCGATCAGATGAAGCTCGTTGGTGTGAATAATATTGTTATCAAGCCAAAAGCAGAAGACAAGAAAGATGATGATCAGCAGAAACAGTCGGAAGACAAGGAGAATAACAACAAATCCTCCAATACCAAAGCACGTTTCTCAAAGGGACTGAGTGTGGCCGATGCACAGAGCATCCAGCGCATGATCCCTACTGTAGCTGCTATCAGCCCTGAAATGATACAGGAGAAAGATGTGATATATGGTTCCAAAAGCAGTAAACTCAAAATAGTAGGTATCGAGCCTGCATTCTTTTCGATCAACAATATCAGAATAGGTGCAGGTAGTTCATTTAATCAGCATCAGTTGTTATCGGGAGATGGTGTATGTGTGATCGGAAGTGATGTAAAGCGAAAGTTTTTTATTGCAGAAGATCCTATTGGTAAAACCATAAAGTGTGGTGTGCAATGGCTGAAGATCATTGGTGTGACAGAAGAAAAGGCTATTTCTAAAACGACCAAAGATAACCTCGGTATCAGGGATTACAATCTTGATATCTATATTCCGATACAGACATCGCTGATACGATATCAGAATCCGTCCCTTTATCTCGGTGCGGGAGAAGAGAACTGGGGCGAACAACCGCAACCAGGTAATAAGATCTTTCATCAGCTGGACCAGTTAGTGATACAGGTACACGATGCAGAATCCCTGTCTGAGTCAGCGACGATCATCAGCCGGATGCTGCGTCGCCGGCACAATGATGTACTTGACTTTGAGATCACTATTCCTGAACAGCTGCTGAAACAACAGCAGAAAACAAAGGATGTCTTCAATATCGTACTGAGTGCTATCGCAGGTATATCCCTGCTGGTAGGTGGTATCGGTATTATGAACATTATGCTGGCTTCTGTACTGGAGCGTACCCGCGAGATCGGTATACGTCTGGCACTGGGTGCGCAGAAAAAGGATATTGTGATGCAGTTCCTTTTCGAGTCAGTACTGATCAGTCTTACAGGAGGCATAATAGGCGTGATACTGGGCGTTTCAGGCGCTTACCTGGTAGATAAGCTGGCGGATATCCATACTATTGTCTCCGGTATTTCCATTTTCATATCCTTCGTGCTGGCATCAGCAGTAGGACTCATCTTTGGTATTTCCCCTGCCCGTAAAGCGGCACATAAGAACCCGATAGAATGTTTGCGACATGATTAA